Proteins co-encoded in one Oncorhynchus kisutch isolate 150728-3 linkage group LG1, Okis_V2, whole genome shotgun sequence genomic window:
- the LOC109898368 gene encoding uncharacterized protein LOC109898368: protein MVTASLSAVSFCCNCLLLFTDLVVTTFLVVLWFTEPWLPQFSMSTDVIALRFLLFLSYIYWAVLLMTTPLVAVETAMRLQWPQVCGGGAVDGDVDKQSKNPAPHGGVTLEVENWQSRDTDTQRGGREDQDQGSCLSHIIGFFCCLLVWAVCGICGGQGWRLEVLWVEVCLERTSSLTLCLPSLPNTVLLALGEPSWGLATVTLALLLVLTVGWGFLRRHLAHTETDPHTPTTTQTHKEEHGTDIQLPVQTLPAPRKAMKPVMSVASAPRFVDTEITWSRCSVHSPCSGNNMQLSLGHHVLLSLEFLSADRLEGHKEKKD, encoded by the exons ATGGTCACTGCTTCTCTCAGCGCAGTCAGCTTCTGCTGCAACTGCCTGCTGCTCTTCACAGACCTCGTAGTCACAA CCTTCCTGGTTGTACTCTGGTTTACAGAGCCCTGGCTACCTCAATTTTCCATGTCCACTGATGTCATCGCCCTGCGCTTCCTGCTCTTCCTCAGCTACATCTACTGGGCAGTGCTGCTGATGACCACACCTCTGGTTGCTGTGGAGACGGCCATGAGGTTGCAGTGGCCCCAAGTCTGTGGTGGCGGAGCAGTGGACGGAGACGTTGACAAACAGAGTAAAAATCCTGCACCTCATGGCGGTGTGACACTGGAGGTAGAGAACTGGCAGAGCAGGGACACAGACacccagagaggagggagagaggaccagGACCAGGGAAGTTGTCTGTCCCACATCATTGGCTTCTTCTGCTGTCTGCTGGTGTGGGCTGTCTGTGGCATCTGTGGGGGTCAGGGCTGGAGACTGGAGGTGCTGTGGGTGGAGGTCTGCCTGGAGAGGACCAGCTCCCTCACTCTGTGTCTCCCTAGCCTCCCCAACACCGTCCTGCTTGCTCTGGGTGAGCCCAGCTGGGGCCTGGCCACTGTGACCTTGGCTCTCCTGCTGGTGCTGACGGTGGGCTGGGGCTTTCTCAGAAGACACCTGGCCCACACAGAGAcggacccacacacacccacaaccacacagacacacaaggagGAACATGGTACTGACATTCAACTGCCCGTTCAAACACTCCCTGCACCACGCAAGGCTATGAAACCTGTGATGTCAGTGGCGTCAGCCCCACGGTTTGTTGACACAGAGATAACATGGTCCAGATGCTCCGTTCACAGCCCATGTTCTGGGAACAACATGCAGCTGTCACTGGGTCACCATGTCCTCTTATCCCTGGAGTTTTTGTCAGCAGACAGACTAGAGGGACACAAAGAGAAAAAGGACTAG